Proteins co-encoded in one Nitrospira sp. genomic window:
- a CDS encoding sel1 repeat family protein, giving the protein MYKKGEGVKQNLAEAADWYRKACDGGDAWGCANLGLMYKKGTGVKQDFFQAGEVFRKAC; this is encoded by the coding sequence ATGTATAAAAAAGGCGAAGGTGTGAAACAAAACCTTGCGGAGGCGGCAGATTGGTATCGCAAAGCGTGTGACGGGGGTGATGCGTGGGGGTGTGCCAATCTGGGTCTGATGTATAAAAAAGGCACCGGTGTGAAACAAGACTTCTTTCAGGCGGGCGAGGTGTTTCGTAAAGCGTGTC